One Mus pahari chromosome 10, PAHARI_EIJ_v1.1, whole genome shotgun sequence genomic window, ATCTCCTCCACAAGGCCCCTGGGCCTCTCAGCCACAGGGTGAGGTCCCAAAGCTAAGTAAAAGGCCAGCGGCTGTGGAGGGCTGAAGGTCAGCCTCCAGGGCCATCCGCTTCAAAGCTCTTCCAGTTCAGAAAGTGCCCAGGAACTTCACCCGGAACTCAACCACCCAGGAAGAAGGGTGCACACCAAACTCTGGAGCCTCTTGGGATGCCCCTCTGAGCCTATAGCTGGGGCTAACCCCGCCACATTACCTCTTTGAGGGTGGAGGTGGTCTTCGGGAAAGGCCTGCCACCTGTGAGCGAATGGTATCTCCTCTCAAGCGCAGtcagcttctccttctcctggaGCCCAGAACAGCGGGGGTCAGAGACATGATGGGTCAGAGACACAGGAGGGAAGATCCCTGCGAGGACCCACACCCCACTCTTGTGCtgccatccctccctcccaccccaacaTCGGGACCACCTCTCCCCTCACCCACTCCTAGCACCTCAGGACCCAAGGCCAGCTACCTTTTGCAGTAGCTGCAGGGCAGCATTCTTTTCCCGGGCCAGACGCTCTGACTCCTGTACTGCCTGGGCCCGGATCTGTCCAGCCTGACTGTCCAGTACAGCTAGGCGCTCCTGAGGAAACGGGATGCAATCAGGCCCTGGAGGGACATAACTCAGCCCACAGCCTGATGGAGTCTCCTGTCCAGAGACCCAGGAAGCTGTGAAGGCAACTGCCACTACACTCCCGCCTGGCCTCAGCTCACCCCAGGAGAATTCTGGCCAGGGACATCAATTCCTTCtcttgttcctccctccctccctccctcccccagccagtGACCCTGTATCATCAGGCATGATGAACCCAATCCCCTGGCCCCTATCCCCTCACCCCGTAGCCAATGGCTCCCAAATCCTGGTGACACCAAGTTATCCCTCTGCCCATCCCCGTCACTGCTGGAATCCAGGTTCTCGGCTTCCTGCTCCATTTACCATCTCTCTCACCATCTCTAGACCCACTCCACATTTCTACATGGTCCGAAAATAACCTTTGAACCCTGTCTGCTTGTCTGAATTTCCTAACCATCCTGAAAGGAATTCCATATTACTTGAgtcattttgtttgcttgatttttggttttttggtctTGCTATATAATCCAAACTAGCTTTAAAGTCACACTACAGCCTAGGCTTGCTTTAACACACTCTGCAATCTAGGCTGGACTTCATCTGTCCCTGGAGTGTAGGCAAGTCTTGAACTCacggcaatcctcttgcctcagcctcctgcgtTCTGAATTACCACGCCCCAGTTTTCCATTGGTTCTGAGACCAGGTCTCACACACCCCGGGCTGGCCGTGGCTCCTGGGCTCGGGCACTCTTCTTGCCTCAGTCACCAGAGAAACTGGGACATATCCTTAGAACCCCAGTGTGGACCACAACACTGGTTCTTCAGTAACTTACAAGTAAAGCCCTCAACAAGCTGGgaatgcagagatggctcagtggggctCACTGGTTGGTCTTGTGGAAGACCAGGATTCACTCCCAGCACCCGACGTACAGCAGCTTACAacggcctgtaattccagtcccaggggatccaacacacacatggtgcacagacacacatgcagacagaacacccattcagacaaaacaaacaaggagaggaagccaaggaaacaaaacaaacaaataaaaaaaaaaaaaaaacatagcaagGCTTCGATCAGCCCTCTCCTCAAACTCTTTCAGAGGCTCTTCACTACGCACAGGCTAGAACAcaaactccttctccagcacttaAGGGCTCTGAGAACCCATTGCCCGCCTGCTTGTCCCTCCAGGCACCTAGCTTCACTCTGCTGTAAGCTCAACTGTGCCACTGTAGACTTGTAGTCTATCACCCTGTTGGGATGAGGGCCATCCCAGTCTTTCCCACTACTCCAAGGCTCCTCCTCCAAGGCCAGGCAGGCTGAATGCCGCCTCCTTGATCCTGCCCGTGCATTCACATTAGTTTATATCCATCTACCTCATCATACTGTGATCtgtgaccctgtctccaaattaGCCCCGCCCTCTCTCTAAGATCAGGGGCAGGACCAGTGTCATTCCTGTCTCCAGAACCCCAACAGGGCTTTAGCACAGGACTTGGCTCAACAACCGCGtgctaaaagaaaatgaaaatatttctgagaGGAAAAGATGAGAGCTAGGCAAAACATGTTGGATTAATCTCAGGAGGTCTTCGACCATCACTTAGGAGCAGCACACGGGAGGGGGAGGCACGAAGAAGGAAGCTATCCTAAACCTGGGCCTTAGCCCACGCAACAACCGGCAACAGCAGACAGGAATCCTTACAGCAGCCGCCACAGCTTACTTGGAATGTAGGAGGGCTGGAAGTGCTGCTGAGTGTTTTATCTGTCACTTCATCTAACCTTATGCGGTGGGTGCTTTTACGGCTGTTTTAGAGAGGAGAACACTGACATGTTTAGGAGCTAAGATTTGCTGGGTAGTAGTGGTGGGCTTAGGACTAGAACCTGGGGCTGAGAAAGCTGTAGGGCAGCTTTCTCAACGGCTCTGAACCACAGTGGACAGACACTCTACAGAAGTCAGAGCTTGAGGGGACTTCTGCAGGGACAGGGGCTGGACAAAGCTCAGCAGTATAGGAAAGAATGtcacaatgcacatacacatttgtacacatacacgtgtgcgcacacacacacacacacacacacacacacacacacacgcacacatgcatacacactccaGGCGTTAAGAGCCTGAGCTGGCTTCCCAGCCCTAGGCTGGGCACAAAGAGACAGAGTTCCTGGACCCTCCCGAACCTCTAGGGAATCAGCTGATCTGGGTCTCCCGGTTGTATCCTCTCCaagcgaggaggaggaggaggaggaggaggaacagtgaAGAAATGCTAAACCAGATCGCATCTTGCACAGCAGAAATGCCTTGGGCTTTGCAGTCTAGCGAAGTCTAGCAGGCTTGGGTTCCTACCCTGACTCTGAGGCTTGTATGATAAAAGGCTCTGTGCAAACAAGTAGTTTCTGAGTCCTAGGTACTCATCTATAAAACTAGGCAATACCCTAAGAACAACACAAGAAAACTCAGGGACCGGTCCTAGGAGGATCTGCCCCATGAGCCTGGGACACTCGagttttcttcccttcctgtgtcTTCTATCAGGACAATgagtgcatttaaaaaatatatctacttactttattttacatgtatttgtgtgcatgtgtatctgtgttctgTGTACCATACAGCCAGAGGTGGTCAgaaaaggtgttggatcccctggaaccggGGTTAGAGATTATTGTGAACCACCCAGTGGATGATGGGAATCAAATgtgggtcctttggaaaagccCCCAGTGCTCGTAActaccatctctccagtccccaagggCACATTTTTTTATGGCAGAACAGCTCAGGAAAGGAAACAGGGATCTGAATGTATGACACCTGGTGGCTCCATTTTACCATCGAGCcccaggctggccagcaagtccccaTCTCCCATTTGAACCCTACTGCCCAGACGTTGCTCTCCTTATCTTCCACATACACTATAGCCAGGAAACTGCACGTTATATGGGCCTTGGTGTCAGCCACAGACTCTGGCATCACCTAAGCCACGCCCCTAACCCTTTCCTGCTTCTCGCTGCTAACACATGGCCCATCTTCTGTCACTGTCTACAGCTTTAGCAAATCAGAGCTGACCAGGGAAAATGCTCCATCTTTTCTCTTTGCATACAGTCTGAGTGGGACCAAAGCAGGAACCCAAGTGGATACTCATCCAGGCTAGGCATCCAGATCTTAGGTCTCTGTGTGCATCCCAGAACCTCCAACAGCTCTAGCAGGGCACGGacagagatggagctgagagagCTATAGCTGAATGGCAAATATGTGCTTATTAGCATACAGAAAGCTCTGAGATGGAACTCCAACACTGTAAGAAGACATTCAAGGACAGTAGCAAGGCACCTCAGCTGCAGACTCCTCCTCCACACTCTTTTTCCTGGACAAACTACTAAGAGCTCCCAGCATGAGCAATTACACTTTCCCCTGAGAGACTGCGGGGAGCCATGGTTTAGTAAAACTAACTCTCCTTGCTGAGCCACCTCGTCATCCATTCTTCTGCCTTTCCACATTCATTTCACACCAGCCCTATAGTTCTCATTCTTACTGACAGTCACTAAGTAACAGAGAGGCAAAAAGGTGTCTTTTGTGTCGTTCACAGCCTGTGACTCAACCCCAGGTCACTAGCCTCCATCCTGCACCCAGGCTATGCCAAGAGTGAGCAGTGCGCACCTTCCTCTTGCTCACGCTGCGCAGCAACTCAGCCTTGCTCCGCAGCAGCCCTTGGCCAGCCAGTTCCCGCTCCTCCTCCACGCGACTCTCCCGCTCCAGCTGCTGGAACTCCAGGTCCTCAAAGAGCTTTGTCTCAGTCTCTAGAGCGTCTGCCTCCTTCAACGACAGTGACATCGTGTTTGGGTGTGGGGATGCTCTACAACGCCACTCTGGGCCAGGAAGGTCAGGCCACAGAGCCAGGAGTTAGGTGGGGCTGAACCCGGGGAAACTGGGGAAGGAACCGGTCCCGCCGCCCAACTCCCTCTACTTTTTTGGCTGAGCCCTTTTCGCGGGACCGATATCCCGGTCTGGAGCGCTGATCCCCACCCAACCTTGCCGGTCCCCTTCCAAGCCTCTGCACCGACCCTGTTGTCCGGCAAGTACTGCAGGGGCCAGGTGGTCCTGGCCCACCGCTCTCCTATCTTCGGTCTGGGCCGTGGCCCACgggggccgggggagggggcTGGTGGAACTGACCCTTCTCAGCTGCTCCTGTAACTGTTCCCGCACTGACTCGGGGCAGTTATCGAGCTGCGTCTGGAGCTCGGCGTAGAGCGCCTGGCGGGCCTCCAGGTGCCTCCGTCCCGCGGCCAGCTCCGCCCTCTCCTGGTCggcgggaggggagggaggcggggcacaggggagagagaacacacactcCTCAACTCCGGCCCGGCGCGGGGGGCAGGGGCGAGCACAGGGGTACACCGGGAGTGGGGGGGGCAAGCAGCGAGACGGAAGAGAGCAGGAGAAGCAGAGGTTTAAGACGGGACTTGGGCAACGGACGGTGTAACAAAGGCAGAggtgtgggggcagggtggaAATGTTGGTCCCTTTAGATGTGTTTAGGAAGATCCTAAGACAGGACCTTCCGGTTCCGCTCCAAACTAAAGTTAAAGCTGATGCAACAAGGCAAGTACCGAGCCTCGAGTTCTATCACTGTTCCGAGACCAAAATTTAACCCTGGGGGAAATGGGGATGGTGGGAAGAGTTAAATACAGGATTGGGGAGTAAACGTGGAGCTAAAGTTGTTAGAGTTACAGCGGTGCAGCAAGGGGACCCCAGCCCAACCCCCAtggcctccctcccctcctgcccagggtgggggtggggtgccagCAAAGCAGGCTGAACTTCAGTAGGAATGAGGGTTGCAATTAGTTCGGCCTGTTGCCATGGTAATAGGAGCCCCAGGAGTGGATACAGGGAGGAGGTGGATGGCTCTGTCTGGGGTGAGATGACACCTCTGAGGGCGGAAAGGGGGACGAGGGAGGAGTTGGTGAGTCACCCCTCTGAAGGACAGGCAGAGGAGAAACTGTGATTACTGATTCCAAAGCCAGAGTGGGGCCATGGGCTGGAAGCTGGGCGGGAAAGTCAAGAGAACCTTCCCAACACCAccatcagcatcagcaccaccaccaccaacaaccagTTCACCATGATGCCTCAAACACCTGGACCGGAGGGAAGGCAAAGTCCAGGCCGGGGAGCAATCTCAGCTAAGTGAGGCTAGCCAAGCTGCTTGTGGAATGCCTTACCCCTATGCTGCACCCGCCAGTTCACCCACCCATCCTGGAGGGAAGGCCTTGGTCAAGCCAGTCCTGAAGTCTAGACGGTACTGCCTCTAAGTTATCCTGTGTTCTAGGTGGCCTCCAGGAGTAGAGTTAGGGAAAGGGACATCTGAATTCAGGGATGCAAGAATGGGTAGCCAGCCACTCAGAAAGGCCCTGTCCAAGCTCTCCAAGACTGTGCCCACATCTGGACCTCCTTATTATTCAGCTCCGGAGGGCTAAGCAGGAGGGACAAACAGCTCATTGCACCTCCAACCCCTGCCTGGCAGTAAGCAGCCAACATTCTGGAGGCAAAGCCCAGACCTTTCCAGTAGGAGGCGCTGTTTAGGCAGAGCATCTCCTTGGTCATGCACATCTCCCtgcaaaattctctctctctctctctctctctctctcttctcctgtcaGTGTTCCACTAAGCAAAATTTAGCTGTGCCTTCCTGCCAGTTCCCTTCTGATAATGGGGACCCACACCAAGAAAAGGAGGCAACATTAGAGGGGAGAGGCCAAGGGCACAAAGGCACCCATGGGGTTAGTAAAGCTGGCATGAGTCAGCCCTGCCTGGGCGGCCTGGCAGTTAGGGGCATGCGAAGAGCCCAGGACAGTGATTAGAGGGGGCATTAGTGCAGGCCTGGTCGGCAAGCATGGGGTTAATCTGGCACAGAATCTGGGAGTGTGGTTTTGGGGGCCAGAGCCAAagctccatgaaaaaaaaaaagggggggggagcaaCGAATTTTTAAGATCCTCAAAATTGAGAACAAGAGGAAGATAAGTCTCAAAAATAATCCAGAAGGAAAATTAAACCTCCTAGAAAAATACTGTCAAATCCAGAAATAGATGAACCCTCTCCACTTCAGGGCTTTTGGCACACCGTTGGGACATCTTGGGCATGGCTGGCACAACCCCCGGGGGACGGAGCAGCCCTTGAAGACTGGTACTCAATCTGAAAGGGTCAGGGTCAGGGCTGGGACCGTCTGGGATGGGAGGCTGCAGATCCTGATGATAGGAAACAGAGGCCTGTGGGCCATCTCCCAAAGACCACACCCTAAGCACCTGAGGCATGCTGGAGGGAGCTTTCTCCTCATGGTGGGCTCCAAACCCGAGTCATGCCCCCCGCCCCAGCAGCACCAGTCCTTCAGGCTGTGCTCACTGCCCAAGAAAGGGCTTTGGCACTCCCTAGAAGGACCACGGAGGTTCCAGAACGGCAGGCACCCAGGCAACCAGAGGCAGCACAGAGATCTAGACCACAAACACCAGCCCAGTCCCCTGGCAGTACCATCCAAGCTTGTATCTTCCACAGAGAACAAGGCCCCCTGTCCCTAGAGGGCTAGAGAGACCACCCGGATTGCAGGACGGATGCCGAGGGATGTGCATCGCCAGGGAAGGGGTACCGCCTTCCTTCTGGGCCACTGGTAGTCAGGTATGGGTTACCTTGTCCCTCTCCTTCTGGATGCCTGTCTCCAAGGCCACCAACTTCTCCTGCAGCTGGTCCACCGCCCTTTGTTCCTTCTGCAGGGACGCTCGCTCTGCCTCCCGCTCCCCCTGCAGCAGTGCTCTCTCCATCTCAGCCTAGACGCAGGTATCAGCATCCCCCGTCAAGGCGGGGACGGAAGGGTGGGGCCCCATCCCAGGGCCTGCACACCTCCCAGCCAGGTCACCTCGCGCGCTGCCTcctgcagctgctgctccagctcctTCACTCTGATCTTCAGCTGTTCTACTCGCCCCAGCACCTGAGCCCGCTCCTCTTCCACAGCCAGCGCCTCTCCTTGGTGCTTCCCGCCAGGAGCGTCTTCATgctggaggggaggagggcacCATGGGAGAAGTCTAGAACCTTCCAGGATCCGACTAAGAGGGCGGATTACACGCTCCTCAAAGCACTTGGAAAGAGTAACTAGACCAAAACAAGAGGCCACTTTCCTCCCAGTCAGAGAGCTCAGCTATCGGGGAAAGGATTTACCAGAGTGCCAGGGTTGGGTGGGGCTCAGAGGAAAAACAGGTCATAAAGCACATTTATAGCTTGGGAAAGTCATGGtcacctcctttccctcctgACACCCACAGTTCTTCATTCTGGTCTCACCCAAGCCTTGATCCCTTCACTACCTCCACACCAGCCCCGCCCCGGCCCCCGCCCTGGCCCCCTCACCTCCTGTTGGGTGCTCTCGGTGCTGCTGCATTCCTCTTTGAGATTCTCTTCATCAGAGCGCTCCATGCTCTCCCACAGGCGCTGGGAGGCACCTCCAGACTCCTCCCCGCACCTTCCAGAGACTCCTATGGCTCCTGCCAAGCCTCTTGAGGGCCTCCTGCCTGCCAAGGCCAGCGCTGCCGTGGCCTCTCCAATACTGAGCAGCTCTCCAGTCTCAGGTCCCCCGTCAGCTCGGCTGTACTCAGCACACAGGTTCAGGATGGTCTCCAGGCGCTGGCGTTCCTAGAGACGTCGGACAGAGCAGGCTGTGAGGAGCAGAAGTCTGAGGCCCAGTGCAGCTTGAGCCAGGGCGTGTTGACCCCTAGAAACTCTGGGCTCAGCATCATGACAATGACCTCAACCGTAAGAACGGTGGGAGAGCAGGTGGTGATacacagcacttgagaggtagagactGGCGGATCTCagaatctgaggtcagcctggtctacagagtgagactcagGCCATCCAACCAAAGACTAtatagagagaacctgtcttaaaagaaaaagaaaaaaatctatgggaggtagaggggaaAGAGGGTTCCTCAAAAGCAGGCAAGAGAATGTGGCCATATGCCACCTGTCCATTGGCCGACCCCTCCCATCTCCCTTTTTACTCTCCCTAGGAGGCTTCTTCATAGTCACACAGAGACATCCAAACACACATGGGAACATACAGGGTAAGCAGCCTAAAGATCATAATgaagccaggtggtgatggtgcacacctttaatcccagtactcgggagacagaggtaaggggggatctctgtgagttcaaggccagcttggtctacagagttccaggacagccaaggctacacagaaaaaccaaaaagaccaTAATGAGACACAGAGCTATCGAGTGCTCATATTGACACAGGTACATATACAGGTTCGGGCACAAGGGCACACTGATACATTACTTCTGCcacgcaggcacacacagacactccaTGTGCCCTGGGAGGTACATCAGCACTAACAACAGGTAGGCACACACTACGACACCAGCCCcgacacgcacgcgcgcgcgcacacacacacacatagagataaaCATAGTCTATCTACAGCTGGGTgggcatctgaagacagccagggctggaaaGTGGAGCACAGGCCACAGGACTTGACAGTCCAGAtgcagagagaaaaggcagaggggacactgtctttccagccccacctCAGCTCCAAGTCCCTCAGGATGCTATCCCTTTGCTCCTTAAGGCTGCGGCGCAAGCTGGCCAGCGAGATCGAGAACTCTGTGCTGGCATTCTCTCCTCTCACTACAAATCCCGATGCAGACATGGTCACCTCTCAGGTGCCTAGGACTTGAGGGCACTACGGCAGTCATATTCCTGGTCCCTATCCTGCTCATCCGTTTGTAACACCCAAGCCCTGGCTCTCAAGCCCGGAGCCTTACAGTGCGTTCTGAGGTCTCTGGTCGCCCGTATCTCTCACCATGTACATTTACTTTGGCTTCACCTTCCCATCCCAGAACACTTAcccagcttccttcctgctgcttgcCCAGTTGTGTGGCAAAAGATCCAGGAACCAagcctcagcacccaggaggttgCGCCAATGCCTCACCCCCGCCCTAGGACCCAGATAAGCAgcctggctgaggtgggaggggcagggtgCGGGCGGCCTCTGACTTAAAGTGGCAGGTGGGGCAGGTTGGGGCTGGTGGTGaggtgtgtacctgtgtgtggggatgggggtggggtaccTGTGTGTGGGgacgggggtggggaggctgggcCCAGTGCTTTATTATGTCAGGCTCACCAGCCCTTCCAGGATGAGGATCCCGGGTCACCGATGCACCACAGTGACAAGAAGGTGTAACAAAGAAAGACCAGGAGTCCTGACTCCCACAATTATACCAGCCCATACCCTCACCCCGCCCTGACCAGTGTCTTCCCAGATTCTTCAGACAAACTTCCTCTTCAAACCAACTCCAGGGTACCTGTGTCTCAAAATACCCAGGGCTTATGCTCatgagggaaagggggaaaccCATGCTCTGAGCATGCACACAGCAGCCAATGCCCCTGCAGCTCCCTATGCTATTTGGGGGaatccctgccccctccctgctcAGAGGCCATCTCTAGAACAGCTGCCCAGAACCACACCCAGACTCGGCAGCACCCACATTtatgcatgcagacacatacaaTCAGGGAGACAAACGGGGGGGGGGCTGCCcaccctgcctttccctcctccttaGCACCatgctcgggggggggggggaacccataTGAGCCACAGTCAGTGATTCACGCCCACTTGTTGATGCCAAAGACAAGCGAGAAAGGGGTACCAACGTTTCCCTAAAGAATAAGTCCAAGGTAAAGGTGCCTGAGtgcaagactgatgacctgagtctgaccCCCGAAACCCATGCATAGGGAAAGGAACGAATAACTCCACAAaactgtcctctggtctccacactcaTCACGGcactggcctacacacacacacacacaagtacacacacacacacacacacacacacacaccacacacacacacactcaataaataaaagctttaaaagaagGACTCCTCCCAACCCCAGCCCACATGGGGCATGGTCACAAGCCTGTGTAATGTCTGCTCAGGAGGCAATCAGAAAGATCATGAACTCAAGCTCAACCTGGGTCACACAGTAAGCTCACAGCCACGATGGGTTAcacaactgggaaaaaaaaaaaaaaaaaagagcagaagagaaaaataattctagGGCTGGGGCTATATAGCTCGATGATGGAGTGCTGTTCTGACATGCCAAAGGTCCTAGATTCAAGGCCCCGCACCATCAAAATAAAAGGCCAAATAAATTAATGTCTGGGCCTCAGCCTCAAAACTCGCTTTTCGAACTTAGGGATGCAAGACGCCACCACATGTATGCTTTCCTGAAACACTGCGCTAGGGTAAGCCCTATGAACCTAACtcacacaacaaaacaaatgatctGCCATAGAATAGACGCAAAATTAGCAAGAATCCAAAACCAGGATCTAGAGCCTGAAAGATGGGCTCTACTGGCAAAGCGCccaggacatgagttcaatcctccAGTCACcctagtgctggggaggcagagacagaagaacctGGGGCCTTGCTGTCCAGCCAGTTCAGCTAAACCAGTATGTCTCAGGTTCAACGAGAGActtatctcaagaaacaaaaccgaagagcaactgaggaagacactacCCACTCATCTCTGGCctacgcacacagacacacacctgcacacacatatccaaAACTAAAAAATTTAGAAAGCCTTAGTGATTTCAAAGACAGTTTCTCTCCAGGGTACCAGGATGGTGAGACTTAACCTGGGACACTTAACCTGATGGTTCATCCTGAATCCACCCAGGCCCTGTACATGGTCCCTCCTGTTCTGCCAGCTGGCCTGCCCACACCCTGGCAGAGGCACTGGCTTGTGCAGCGGCAGCCTCCCTGGCATTGGCTCACCAGCCTCTCCATCTCTTGCTCCCGGAGCCGCTCTTGGCGCTGCCGACGGTGGTACTCCAGAAGATCATCCTCGTTATCGCTGATTTCTGTGATGCTATTTTTCCTCTCCCTTGGGATGGGAACCCGCAAGTCCCCGCTAGAAAGCTTCCTCTGAGCACGGGGGCTCTGACGAGGTGAAGCCCCAGTAAGAGAGCCCAGACTGTAGGCTGGGCTCAGCCTGCCACTGAAGCTGCCCTTGCGAGGTGCCAGGGACTCCCCGAGGGTGGGCGAGGGACTCCGAGTCCTGCGACCCCGTGCTCCTAGAGTCAGGGAGAAGTCCTCAGGTGAAGTTCCGTGGGCTGCCCAGCGACGCGGCCTGGGGCTCTCTGCCACTTCCCTGCTTAGCTTGGGATCTGGGGCAGTCCGGGCTGGCAGTGGTGACAGAGCCCTTCGAGACAGAGATGGACTCAACGGGGGCAGTTCCCGCATACTGTCCAGGCCCCTCCGGCCCAGGCGGGGACTCTCAGGTGGCTGGAGGGTACGAGTTGCTGACCCATCTGAAAATGTTCTGCCCACCAGTTGTCGAGAGGGGCTGCTTGTTAGTACCCTCTCCGTGCCTGGGGGCTCACGGAAAGGACTGGGAGGGCGGTCTTGGAGTGTGCCGATCTTGTTTCGGGGAGCAGGCACTGGAGACTGGAACTTTGGGCTGCCAGGAATACTGGCGGGTTGGCTGCGGGCACCGGAAGATGGATATTCACTCAGGCTGATAGCCACCACAGGTAACTGTCCACCTAGCCGGGGACTCTCAGTGGTTCTGCGGGCCTCAGCCAAGACTGTAGCGGCAGGACTGTCCGTCAGAAGACCCCGGAGACCAGGACTGGGAGGTCTCTCATGACCCCCTTTTCTGCCCAGCCGGGGACTGTCAGAGGAGCGGGAACCACTTGGGCGAGACTGTGGAGGTTGCAGAGCCAAATGGTAGCTAGAGGAGCGGGCAGGCACCAGTGGGGGCACAGAGGGTCCTGGCTCCTGCCCACTTGGTGAGTGGCTAGCACAGCTCCCACTGCTGGCCGGTGAGGAAAGCggagagaaggctggagaggtgTTCTCATAGCTGGAGCCCACTGACATGGCACCGGGGCTGGTTGGAGGGGACAACAGGTAGCGCCCGCCGTTAGCCATTGGCGACAACGGGGACGTGGCTGCAGGCTTCTTGCCTGCAGCTCCAGGCTCCTCTAGCACCAGTGAGTCCATGATTTCCTGCAGGTCCTTTTCAATAGAGCTCACCAAGGAACTATGGCTGGCACAGGCTGACGGTGCCCGGGTTGCAGGTTGTGCTGTGTGGTTCCCATTGACCAGGGTGTCTGATTCAGCTGAGGGGGAAACGCAAAGAGGCCTCAAGCTCCGGTTTTTGGCTCTAGGGAGCCGCATTCATGCACAAGCAAGAAAGTACCATCCTACCTCATCGTAGGGCAACGGGGCAGCGAGGGCTCTGGAGGAGCCAGGAGAGCCGAGTTCTGGTACCAACCCACTCTGCCACTGACCTGTTCTGCAGCTTTATCCAAACTCTCTTGCCCTGGGTTCCCCTTCTATAAAGGGAAATGGTATGGCATGGCCTCCCTGGCTCGAACTCTGAATGACTCAGGACAGAGCAACAGTACCAGGTATGTACTTCTAAGTCTAGTCATTTCTAACTCGCTCCAGCAAGACGGTCCTCCTTGCCTTCATTTTCCCCAACTTTCTGTGCCTCTCTTTTAGGAAGATCAAGTAGGCACACTACCAAAGAGATGTGGACCTACTGTGGAGCTGGCCAGACATTCTAAGGCTTCTCAGTCTAAGGGACAGCAAAGCCTTTCAATAAACCAGtcagaggctggggtgggggtggggctccaggGCTGATGACCAGCTTATCCGATCCAACACAAGAGAAGGATCAGCTAACGGCTTGTGCCTGGAAGCCTGGCTGAGGAGCTTCGAGGTTCAGTTCAGTGTCTCCAATTGTTCCATTAAGCCACACCAGCAAGAGCTGGCGTTCGCCTGGCCCTAGCCCCTGTCAACCATCCAGGAGTTCAGAATCCTCAGAACCAATAAACAGCTAAAGGAG contains:
- the Phldb1 gene encoding pleckstrin homology-like domain family B member 1 isoform X1 encodes the protein MDPLNRSQLGPGCKTQAVVQKGPLDLIETGQGLKVQTDKPHLVSLGSGRLSTAITLLPLEEGRTVIGSAARDISLQGAGLAPEHCYIENLRGTLTLYPCGNACTIDGLPVRQPTRLTQGCMLCLGQSTFLRFNHPAEAKWMKSMIPAGGRAPGPTYNPSSAESDTLVNGNHTAQPATRAPSACASHSSLVSSIEKDLQEIMDSLVLEEPGAAGKKPAATSPLSPMANGGRYLLSPPTSPGAMSVGSSYENTSPAFSPLSSPASSGSCASHSPSGQEPGPSVPPLVPARSSSYHLALQPPQSRPSGSRSSDSPRLGRKGGHERPPSPGLRGLLTDSPAATVLAEARRTTESPRLGGQLPVVAISLSEYPSSGARSQPASIPGSPKFQSPVPAPRNKIGTLQDRPPSPFREPPGTERVLTSSPSRQLVGRTFSDGSATRTLQPPESPRLGRRGLDSMRELPPLSPSLSRRALSPLPARTAPDPKLSREVAESPRPRRWAAHGTSPEDFSLTLGARGRRTRSPSPTLGESLAPRKGSFSGRLSPAYSLGSLTGASPRQSPRAQRKLSSGDLRVPIPRERKNSITEISDNEDDLLEYHRRQRQERLREQEMERLERQRLETILNLCAEYSRADGGPETGELLSIGEATAALALAGRRPSRGLAGAIGVSGRCGEESGGASQRLWESMERSDEENLKEECSSTESTQQEHEDAPGGKHQGEALAVEEERAQVLGRVEQLKIRVKELEQQLQEAAREAEMERALLQGEREAERASLQKEQRAVDQLQEKLVALETGIQKERDKERAELAAGRRHLEARQALYAELQTQLDNCPESVREQLQEQLRREADALETETKLFEDLEFQQLERESRVEEERELAGQGLLRSKAELLRSVSKRKERLAVLDSQAGQIRAQAVQESERLAREKNAALQLLQKEKEKLTALERRYHSLTGGRPFPKTTSTLKEAQLLISEASEIGLETKALGQSPRSSEAGASSVPLTPPASTQLCPKAQEYVTLEQLRVVWGTPPMPPRPSPGLPSWASASQDLAPITCLPPMLPSSFASITRSSKMEKLLLPAVDLEQWYQELMSGLGTGLAAASPRSSPPPLPAKASRQLQVYRSKMDGDTASPLPRTRSGPLPSSSGSSSSSSQLSVATLGRSPSPKSALLAQNGTSSLPRNLAATLQDIETKRQLALQQKVELPPAEPLPPEDPAGHQVIEEQRRRLAELKQKAAAEAQCQWDALHGAAPFPAGPSGFPALMHHSILHHLPAGRERGEEGEHAYDTLSLESSDSMETSISTGGNSACSPDNMSSTSGLDMGKIEEMEKMLKEAHAEKSRLMESRVRLTGARRQQVEREMELRRQALEEERRRREQVERRLQSESARRQQLVEKEVKLREKQFSQARPLTRYLPNRKEDFDLKTHIESSGHGVDTCLHVVLSSKVCRGYLIKMGGKIKSWKKRWFVFDRLKRTLSYYVDKHETKLKGVIYFQAIEEVYYDHLRSAAKSPNPALTFCVKTHDRLYYMVAPSAEAMRIWMDVIVTGAEGYTQFMN